In Carya illinoinensis cultivar Pawnee chromosome 9, C.illinoinensisPawnee_v1, whole genome shotgun sequence, the following are encoded in one genomic region:
- the LOC122277528 gene encoding cation/calcium exchanger 2, with product MRSSVSLSVKNKYPIFLNVSFVLVVCFFLLIHFHSSESLVMSNFYRFKSSSPQGCKGLFRLDDYKAKCLYLKSHNPCVSQGYIDYLYLFYCKIGSLPLLGYTLFFLWLLVLFYLLGNTASEYFCSSLESLSRLLKLSPTIAGATLLSLGNGAPDFFASIVSFMGNGTRGIGLNTVLGGASFVTCVVVGIISITIRRRHIRLDKSAFIRDVCFFLLVLVSLLVILIQGRIDLWGAIGFSSMYVVYVILVCTPRFQWKNGGEDVEREGNLSDGSDLRIPILTYMGKEDFNASEEGPVEGDSEEVQRSFFCLRSSAFCGIFLCILEMPLSLPRRLTIPVVCEEKWSKKYAVASVTLAPLLLSALCNPHHEDGTFYTRLVVHGIGLLFGIAFGVLACMTTEKSSPPKQWIFPWLAGGFVMSVTWSYITAQELVGLLVSLGYMLGIDPSILGFTVLAWGNSLGDLTSNLTMSLNGGPEGTQVAISGCYASPIFITLFGLGLSLVASSWSNYPSCIEIPKDTYLFETLGFLAGGLLWALLVLPRRGMRLDGVLGGGLLAVYLISLCLRLSQTSGLSSFSI from the coding sequence ATGCGTTCCTCGGTTTCCCTATCTGTCAAGAATAAGTATCCTATTTTCTTGAACGTCTCATTTGTCTTAgtggtttgttttttcttgCTCATACATTTCCATTCTTCAGAATCTCTTGTTATGAGCAATTTTTATCGCTTCAAAAGCAGCAGTCCGCAAGGCTGCAAGGGCTTATTTAGGCTAGATGACTACAAAGCCAAGTGTTTGTACCTTAAATCCCATAACCCATGTGTTTCCCAGGGCTATATTGACTATCTTTACCTATTCTATTGCAAAATTGGGAGTTTGCCCCTCCTGGGttatactcttttttttctttggcttCTAGTTCTTTTTTATCTGTTGGGAAACACAGCTTCAGAATACTTTTGTTCTTCACTTGAAAGCTTATCAAGGCTACTAAAATTGTCCCCTACAATTGCTGGGGCTACTCTGCTTTCTCTTGGCAATGGTGCCCCTGATTTTTTTGCAAGCATCGTCTCCTTTATGGGCAACGGAACACGAGGCATTGGCCTTAATACAGTACTAGGGGGTGCTTCCTTTGTAACATGTGTTGTGGTTGGAATCATCAGCATTACAATCCGGAGAAGACATATTCGACTAGACAAATCTGCCTTTATAAGAGACGTTTGTTTTTTCCTTCTGGTTCTTGTATCCTTGTTGGTGATATTGATTCAGGGGAGAATCGATCTATGGGGTGCAATTGGTTTTTCTTCAATGTATGTTGTTTATGTAATACTTGTTTGCACCCCCCGTTTCCAATGGAAGAATGGTGGAGAAGATGTAGAAAGAGAGGGTAATTTAAGCGATGGGAGTGACTTGAGAATACCCATTCTTACCTACATGGGGAAGGAGGATTTTAATGCTTCTGAGGAAGGGCCTGTAGAAGGTGATTCTGAAGAAGTCCAGAGGAGCTTCTTTTGTTTAAGATCATCTGCTTTTTGTGGTATATTTCTTTGCATCCTTGAGATGCCTCTCTCTTTACCAAGGCGATTGACAATTCCTGTTGTTTGTGAAGAAAAATGGTCAAAGAAATATGCGGTTGCTTCGGTGACATTAGCACCTCTACTCTTGTCTGCTCTCTGCAACCCTCATCATGAAGACGGCACCTTTTACACAAGACTGGTGGTTCATGGAATTGGGTTGCTGTTTGGCATTGCTTTTGGAgttcttgcatgcatgacaaCTGAGAAGTCAAGCCCACCAAAGCAATGGATATTTCCTTGGCTTGCCGGAGGCTTTGTAATGAGTGTAACTTGGAGCTATATTACTGCACAGGAATTAGTGGGGCTGCTAGTTTCACTTGGTTATATGTTGGGAATAGATCCGTCTATACTAGGATTCACTGTCCTTGCTTGGGGCAACTCCCTTGGAgatcttacctcaaatttaacAATGTCTCTGAATGGTGGACCAGAGGGGACTCAAGTAGCGATATCAGGTTGTTATGCTAGCCCCATCTTCATCACTCTCTTTGGCTTGGGCTTGTCACTTGTTGCCTCTTCTTGGTCAAATTACCCTTCATGTATTGAGATACCTAAGGATACATACCTTTTTGAGACACTTGGCTTTTTGGCGGGTGGGTTGCTTTGGGCACTTTTGGTTTTGCCAAGGAGAGGCATGAGGCTTGATGGGGTCCTGGGAGGAGGACTTTTAGCTGTATATCTAATTTCACTCTGTCTAAGGTTGAGTCAGACAAGTGGTCTCTCCAGTTTCTCCATATAA